The proteins below come from a single Azospirillum thermophilum genomic window:
- a CDS encoding sugar ABC transporter ATP-binding protein, translating into MTEPFIELRDIGKRFAGVRALDGVSLALMPGEIHCLAGENGSGKSTIIKVLSGVHQPDDGEILIDGKPVRALSPMESIRHGVQVIYQDFSLFGNLTVAENLATNTILRERRRLVNWTSVRKLARDALDRLGVDLDLDAEVGSLPTAGKQIVAIARALMSDARLLIMDEPTTALTRNEVDALFRIVRDIQRQGIAVLFVSHKMREMLEISERMTVIRNGRKVVEGPTGNFDESSLIRAMTGQDIRDERYVWTPAPGTAAPRLEVRNLSLPGSFEDLTLSLLPGEIVGLSGLLGSGRTEMALALFGLKTGFTGEIRIDGRPVHPKTVQEAIGLGVAYVPEDRLTEGLFLNQSINRNMLASSYETHARLSVIDRDKVADLATGMIGAMHIATPTGEKPVGQLSGGNQQRVVIARWLLTEARILILNGPTVGVDVGSKAEIHRIIRGLARDKGLSVLMISDDVPELVQNCNRIIVMHRGRFVEELEAAATTEEQVADLLKTLR; encoded by the coding sequence ATGACCGAACCCTTCATCGAACTCCGCGACATCGGCAAGCGCTTTGCCGGGGTCCGCGCACTGGATGGCGTGTCGCTGGCCCTGATGCCGGGCGAGATCCACTGCTTGGCCGGCGAGAACGGCTCCGGCAAATCGACCATCATCAAGGTGCTGTCCGGCGTCCACCAGCCGGACGACGGCGAGATCCTCATCGACGGCAAGCCCGTCCGGGCGCTGAGCCCGATGGAGTCGATCCGCCACGGCGTCCAGGTCATCTACCAGGACTTCTCCCTGTTCGGGAACCTGACCGTCGCCGAGAACCTCGCGACCAACACGATCCTCCGGGAGCGCCGCCGGCTGGTCAACTGGACCAGCGTTCGCAAGCTGGCGCGCGATGCGCTGGACCGGCTGGGGGTCGACCTCGACCTCGACGCCGAGGTCGGCTCGCTGCCGACCGCCGGCAAGCAGATCGTCGCCATCGCCCGCGCGCTGATGTCCGACGCCCGCCTGCTGATCATGGACGAGCCGACCACGGCGCTCACCCGCAACGAGGTCGACGCCCTCTTCCGCATCGTCCGCGACATCCAGCGCCAGGGCATCGCCGTGCTGTTCGTCAGCCACAAGATGCGCGAGATGCTGGAGATCAGCGAGCGGATGACCGTCATCCGCAACGGGCGCAAGGTGGTGGAGGGGCCGACCGGCAACTTCGACGAATCCTCCCTGATCCGCGCCATGACCGGCCAGGACATCCGTGACGAGCGCTATGTCTGGACACCGGCGCCCGGGACCGCGGCGCCGCGCCTGGAGGTGCGGAACCTCAGCCTGCCGGGCTCCTTCGAGGATCTGACCCTGAGCCTTCTGCCGGGCGAGATCGTCGGGCTGTCGGGCCTGCTGGGCTCCGGCCGGACCGAGATGGCGCTGGCCCTCTTCGGGCTGAAGACCGGCTTCACCGGCGAGATCCGCATCGACGGCCGGCCCGTCCATCCCAAGACCGTGCAGGAGGCCATCGGCCTCGGCGTCGCCTATGTTCCGGAGGACCGGCTGACCGAGGGGCTGTTCCTCAACCAGTCGATCAACCGCAACATGCTGGCCAGCTCCTACGAGACGCATGCCCGCCTGTCGGTGATCGACCGGGACAAGGTGGCGGATCTGGCGACCGGCATGATCGGCGCCATGCACATCGCCACCCCGACCGGCGAGAAGCCGGTCGGCCAGCTCTCCGGCGGCAACCAGCAGCGCGTCGTCATCGCCCGCTGGCTGCTGACCGAGGCGCGCATCCTGATCCTGAACGGGCCGACCGTCGGCGTCGATGTCGGGTCCAAGGCGGAAATCCACCGCATCATCCGCGGGCTGGCCCGCGACAAGGGGCTGAGCGTGCTGATGATCTCCGACGACGTGCCCGAACTGGTCCAGAACTGCAACCGCATCATCGTGATGCACCGCGGCCGCTTCGTCGAGGAGCTGGAGGCCGCCGCGACGACCGAAGAGCAGGTCGCCGACCTGCTCAAGACCCTGCGGTAG
- a CDS encoding ABC transporter permease, protein MAILQRSEAVIAIILLTAMVVIGLINPAFWQLDNLFNLIKSNVVIGIMALGVLLVLLSGGIDVSFPAFAAAALYLTVKAMLALGYEGVAAPFLMATLIGLLLGAVNAFFVHQFKMIPLIVTLGTGAMVRGFLLGVVGTSMININMMPPALIEFARVDLITIAQPDGTRFGLTAMVLVYAGVALLIHLMLRYTVIGRSIYAVGGDAEAASRVGFNIRTTMLVVYCTAGALAGFAGLLHSSMIWLANPRDFVGLELDVIAAVVLGGASIFGGRGSVLGTMLGVFMLVMVKNSLIIMKVDTTWQRVVVGVIVILATAATVWRDRKRST, encoded by the coding sequence ATGGCGATCCTTCAGCGATCCGAGGCGGTCATCGCCATCATCCTGCTGACGGCGATGGTGGTGATCGGCCTGATCAATCCGGCCTTCTGGCAACTCGACAACCTGTTCAACCTGATCAAGAGCAACGTCGTCATCGGCATCATGGCGCTGGGCGTCCTGCTGGTGCTGCTGTCCGGCGGCATCGACGTCTCCTTCCCGGCCTTCGCCGCCGCCGCCCTGTACCTGACGGTCAAGGCGATGCTGGCGCTGGGCTACGAGGGGGTGGCGGCCCCGTTCCTGATGGCGACGCTGATCGGCCTCCTCCTCGGCGCGGTCAACGCCTTCTTCGTGCACCAGTTCAAGATGATCCCGCTGATCGTCACGCTGGGCACCGGGGCGATGGTCCGCGGCTTCCTGCTGGGGGTGGTCGGCACCAGCATGATCAACATCAATATGATGCCGCCGGCGCTCATCGAGTTCGCCAGGGTGGACCTGATCACCATCGCCCAGCCGGACGGCACCCGCTTCGGCCTGACCGCCATGGTGCTGGTCTATGCCGGCGTCGCCCTGCTGATCCACCTGATGCTGCGCTACACCGTCATCGGCCGCAGCATCTATGCGGTGGGCGGCGACGCGGAGGCGGCGAGCCGCGTCGGCTTCAACATCCGCACCACCATGCTGGTGGTCTACTGCACGGCCGGCGCGCTGGCCGGCTTCGCCGGGCTGCTCCACAGCTCGATGATCTGGCTCGCCAACCCGCGCGACTTCGTCGGGCTGGAGCTGGACGTCATCGCCGCGGTGGTGCTGGGCGGGGCCAGCATCTTCGGCGGGCGGGGCAGCGTGCTCGGCACCATGCTCGGCGTCTTCATGCTGGTGATGGTGAAGAACAGCCTGATCATCATGAAGGTGGACACCACCTGGCAGCGCGTCGTCGTCGGCGTGATCGTCATCCTTGCCACCGCGGCCACCGTGTGGCGCGACCGCAAGCGCAGCACCTGA
- the rbsK gene encoding ribokinase gives MSKPIAVVGSNMVDLITYVTRMPDRGETVEAPRFEMGCGGKGANQAVAAAKLGAEVLMVTKVGDDPFADTTIANLAKHGIDTRHVERVPGTSSGVAPIFVEPSGENSILIIKGANAMLSPADVDRAAADLKRCGLITMQLEVPLETVYHTIAFGAANGIETLLNPAPACADLDIERIRTLSFLVPNETELAILSGMPVDGEEAVVAAARSLVAKGIRTVIVTMGGRGALLVTADRCSRIAPVKVTPVDTTGAGDAFIGSFSRYYSLTGDLTAALDKAVRYAADSITRPGTQKSYATAAEFEAFCRKVDGAA, from the coding sequence ATGTCCAAGCCCATCGCCGTCGTCGGCAGCAACATGGTGGACCTGATCACCTACGTCACCCGCATGCCCGACCGCGGCGAGACGGTCGAGGCGCCGCGCTTCGAGATGGGCTGCGGCGGCAAGGGAGCCAACCAGGCGGTCGCGGCGGCCAAGCTGGGGGCCGAGGTGCTGATGGTGACGAAGGTGGGGGACGACCCCTTCGCCGACACCACCATCGCCAACCTCGCCAAACACGGCATCGACACCCGGCATGTCGAGCGGGTGCCGGGGACCTCCAGCGGCGTCGCCCCGATCTTCGTGGAGCCGTCGGGCGAGAACAGCATCCTGATCATCAAGGGTGCCAACGCCATGCTGAGCCCGGCCGACGTGGACCGGGCCGCGGCCGACCTGAAGCGCTGCGGCCTGATCACCATGCAGCTCGAAGTGCCGCTGGAGACGGTCTACCACACCATCGCCTTCGGCGCCGCCAACGGCATCGAGACGCTGCTGAACCCGGCCCCGGCCTGTGCCGACCTCGACATCGAGCGGATCCGGACCCTGAGCTTCCTCGTCCCCAACGAGACGGAGCTGGCCATCCTGTCCGGCATGCCGGTCGACGGCGAGGAGGCGGTGGTCGCCGCCGCCCGGTCGCTGGTCGCCAAGGGCATCCGCACGGTCATCGTCACCATGGGCGGGCGCGGCGCGCTGCTGGTGACCGCCGACCGGTGCAGCCGCATCGCCCCGGTCAAGGTGACGCCGGTCGACACCACCGGGGCGGGGGACGCCTTCATCGGCAGCTTCTCCCGCTACTACTCCCTGACCGGCGACCTGACGGCCGCCCTGGACAAGGCCGTCCGCTACGCCGCCGATTCGATCACCCGGCCGGGCACCCAGAAGTCCTACGCCACGGCGGCGGAGTTCGAGGCCTTCTGCCGCAAGGTCGACGGCGCGGCGTGA
- the hydA gene encoding dihydropyrimidinase — MAVVIRGGTVVTAEETKRADVYCEDGIIKAVAPSLDVPAGAEVVEAGGCYVMPGGIDPHTHMELPFMGTVTTEDFFSGTAAGFAGGTTMIIDFVIPNPKQSLMEAYRTWRGWAEKAAGDYSFHVAVTWWDDSVREDMGTLVREHGVNSFKHFMAYKNAIMADDEVLVNSFQRCLELGAIPTVHAENGELVFRLQQKLLAQGLTGPEAHPLSRPPEVEGEAANRAIQVAKVLGVPVYIVHVSAREALDSIIRGRMDGHRVFGEVLAGHLLVDDGVYRNPDWDFAAAHVMSPPFRPKEHQEALWRGLQSGHLHTTATDHCCFCAEQKAMGRTDFTKIPNGTAGIEDRMTALWTHGVNSGRLTMNEFVAVTSANAAKIFNLYPRKGSVSVGADADLVVWDPAAGKTISARTQMQKVGLNIFEGMAVTGLPAYTLSQGRIVHAPDGSRAVRGAGRYIDRPAFPTVYQAVTRRNAALAPQPVIRAAE; from the coding sequence ATGGCTGTCGTCATTCGTGGCGGAACCGTTGTCACGGCGGAAGAAACCAAGCGCGCCGACGTCTATTGCGAAGACGGAATCATCAAGGCGGTCGCCCCGTCGCTCGACGTCCCGGCGGGGGCGGAGGTGGTGGAGGCCGGCGGCTGCTACGTCATGCCCGGCGGCATCGACCCGCACACCCACATGGAACTGCCCTTCATGGGCACGGTGACGACCGAGGACTTCTTCAGCGGCACCGCGGCGGGCTTCGCCGGCGGCACCACGATGATCATCGACTTCGTCATTCCGAACCCGAAACAGAGCCTGATGGAGGCCTACCGCACCTGGCGCGGCTGGGCGGAGAAGGCGGCCGGCGACTATTCCTTCCACGTCGCCGTCACCTGGTGGGACGACAGCGTGCGCGAGGACATGGGCACGCTGGTGCGCGAGCACGGGGTGAACAGCTTCAAGCACTTCATGGCCTACAAGAACGCCATCATGGCCGACGACGAGGTGCTGGTGAACAGCTTCCAGCGCTGCCTGGAGCTGGGCGCCATCCCCACCGTCCATGCCGAGAACGGCGAGCTGGTCTTCCGCCTGCAGCAGAAGCTGCTGGCCCAGGGCCTGACCGGTCCGGAGGCGCACCCCCTCTCCCGCCCGCCGGAGGTCGAGGGCGAGGCCGCCAACCGCGCCATCCAGGTGGCGAAGGTGCTGGGCGTGCCGGTCTACATCGTCCATGTCTCGGCGCGGGAGGCGCTGGACTCGATCATCCGCGGCCGGATGGACGGCCACCGCGTCTTCGGCGAGGTGCTGGCCGGCCATCTGCTGGTGGATGACGGTGTCTACCGCAACCCCGACTGGGACTTCGCCGCCGCCCATGTCATGAGCCCGCCCTTCCGCCCCAAGGAGCATCAGGAGGCGCTGTGGCGCGGCCTGCAGTCCGGCCACCTGCACACCACCGCCACCGACCACTGCTGCTTCTGCGCCGAGCAGAAGGCGATGGGCCGCACCGACTTCACCAAGATCCCCAACGGCACCGCCGGGATCGAGGACCGCATGACGGCGCTGTGGACGCACGGCGTCAACAGCGGCCGCCTGACGATGAACGAGTTCGTCGCGGTCACCTCGGCCAACGCCGCGAAGATCTTCAACCTCTACCCGCGCAAGGGCTCGGTTTCCGTCGGGGCGGACGCCGATCTGGTGGTGTGGGATCCGGCGGCGGGCAAGACCATCTCGGCCCGGACGCAGATGCAGAAGGTCGGGCTGAACATCTTCGAGGGCATGGCGGTGACCGGCCTGCCCGCCTACACGCTCAGCCAGGGCCGCATCGTCCACGCGCCGGACGGGAGCCGCGCCGTCCGCGGCGCCGGCCGCTACATCGACCGCCCCGCCTTCCCCACCGTCTACCAGGCCGTCACCCGACGCAACGCGGCGCTGGCCCCCCAGCCGGTGATCCGCGCGGCGGAGTGA
- a CDS encoding autoinducer 2 ABC transporter substrate-binding protein has protein sequence MRKLLSSFALTATLAAALAAGPAFAASGPVDTTNVRKDVTSQATKKAYTIATVVKVDGIAWFDRMREGVEQFKKDTGHDTFMVGPSQADAAAQVQIVENLIAQGVDAICIVPFSVEAVEPVLKKARDRGILVIAHEASNIVNADYVLEAFDNKAYGAKLMEVLGKAMGGEGKYVTTVGSLTSKSQNEWIDGAVAYQKEHFPKMSQVTGRLETYDDANTDYNKLKETLTTYPDLKGIIGGPMPTSAGAGRLITERGLKDKLFFSGTGLVSVAGEYLKNGSVQYIQFWDPAVAGYAMNVMATMVLSGKKGEIKPGLNLGLNGYTNLISPDASKTNLLYGQGWVGVTKENMKDYNF, from the coding sequence ATGAGAAAGCTTCTGTCCTCCTTTGCGCTTACCGCCACGCTGGCCGCGGCCCTGGCCGCCGGGCCGGCCTTCGCCGCCTCGGGTCCGGTGGACACGACCAACGTCCGCAAGGACGTGACCTCCCAGGCCACCAAGAAGGCCTACACCATCGCCACGGTGGTCAAGGTCGACGGCATCGCCTGGTTCGACCGCATGCGCGAAGGGGTGGAGCAGTTCAAGAAGGACACCGGCCACGACACCTTCATGGTCGGGCCGAGCCAGGCCGACGCCGCCGCCCAGGTCCAGATCGTGGAGAACCTGATCGCCCAGGGCGTCGACGCCATCTGCATCGTTCCCTTCTCGGTCGAGGCGGTGGAGCCGGTGCTGAAGAAGGCCCGCGACCGCGGCATCCTGGTGATCGCGCACGAGGCCTCCAACATCGTCAACGCCGACTACGTGCTGGAGGCCTTCGACAACAAGGCCTACGGCGCCAAGCTGATGGAGGTGCTGGGCAAGGCGATGGGGGGCGAGGGCAAGTACGTCACCACCGTCGGCAGCCTGACCTCCAAGTCGCAGAACGAGTGGATCGACGGCGCCGTCGCGTACCAGAAGGAGCATTTCCCGAAGATGTCGCAGGTCACCGGCCGGCTGGAGACCTATGACGACGCCAACACCGACTACAACAAGCTGAAGGAAACGCTGACGACCTATCCCGACCTCAAGGGGATCATCGGCGGTCCGATGCCGACCTCGGCGGGCGCCGGGCGCCTGATCACCGAGCGCGGCCTGAAGGACAAGCTGTTCTTCTCCGGCACCGGCCTCGTCTCCGTCGCCGGCGAGTACCTGAAGAACGGCTCGGTCCAGTACATCCAGTTCTGGGACCCGGCGGTCGCCGGGTATGCCATGAACGTCATGGCGACCATGGTGCTGTCCGGCAAGAAGGGCGAGATCAAGCCCGGCCTGAACCTCGGCCTCAACGGCTACACCAACCTCATCTCCCCCGACGCCTCGAAGACCAACCTGCTCTACGGCCAGGGCTGGGTCGGCGTGACCAAGGAGAACATGAAGGACTACAACTTCTGA
- a CDS encoding sensor histidine kinase, with translation MIEPGQQKQQRNTGHAQQEAQDRIELLERQGGPFVAAVEATRMPMVVTDPTLANNPIIYANAAFLEMCGYERDEVLGQNYHFLGGENTDPEVADAIDTALGARRSINIEVQFYTKSGTAIWVAQQVSPVKDDQGRIVQHFSSFIDITHRKLTEERLRRLTEELERRVRTRTKRLEQANEQLKEEVERRAALEGVLRAALEDKQELVRQKVFMIKEVNHRIKNTLQAAQSLLLVQASGESSATVKDALQSAGRRLARLAEVHELLYRTEGFQTIDVARYLDVLCRGLLTSFSADPDQVSLSLEADEILWGPDLVLPLALIVNEAVSNALKYAFPQGRRGHIAVELHSAPQTLYRLTIRDDGVGLPDDRGSNSLGLKLIDIFAEQLRGSAVLRNDNGAVVTVTFPA, from the coding sequence ATGATAGAGCCGGGTCAGCAGAAGCAGCAGCGCAACACGGGACACGCACAGCAGGAGGCGCAGGACAGGATCGAGCTGCTGGAGCGGCAGGGCGGGCCGTTCGTCGCCGCCGTCGAGGCGACGCGCATGCCGATGGTGGTCACCGACCCGACCCTCGCCAACAATCCCATCATCTACGCCAACGCCGCCTTCCTGGAGATGTGCGGCTATGAGCGGGACGAGGTGCTGGGGCAGAACTACCATTTTCTCGGCGGCGAGAACACCGACCCCGAGGTCGCCGACGCGATCGACACCGCGCTCGGCGCCCGGCGGAGCATCAACATCGAGGTGCAGTTCTACACCAAGTCCGGCACCGCCATCTGGGTGGCGCAGCAGGTCAGCCCGGTCAAGGACGACCAGGGGCGGATCGTCCAGCACTTCTCCTCCTTCATCGACATCACGCACCGCAAGCTGACCGAGGAGCGGCTGCGGCGCCTGACCGAGGAGCTGGAGCGCCGGGTGAGGACCCGGACGAAGCGGCTTGAGCAGGCGAACGAGCAGTTGAAGGAGGAGGTGGAGCGGCGGGCCGCGCTGGAGGGCGTGCTGCGCGCCGCGCTGGAGGACAAGCAGGAGCTGGTCCGGCAGAAGGTGTTCATGATCAAGGAGGTCAACCACCGGATCAAGAACACGCTGCAGGCGGCGCAATCGCTGCTGCTGGTCCAGGCCAGCGGGGAGAGCAGCGCCACGGTGAAGGACGCGCTGCAGAGCGCCGGCCGGCGGCTGGCCCGGCTGGCCGAGGTCCATGAGCTGCTCTACCGGACGGAGGGGTTCCAGACGATCGACGTCGCCCGGTATCTGGACGTGCTGTGCCGGGGCCTGCTGACGTCCTTCAGCGCCGATCCGGACCAGGTCTCGCTGTCGCTGGAAGCGGACGAGATCCTCTGGGGGCCGGATCTGGTGCTGCCGCTGGCCCTGATCGTCAACGAGGCGGTGAGCAACGCCCTGAAATACGCCTTTCCGCAGGGGCGCCGCGGGCATATCGCCGTCGAGCTGCACAGCGCCCCGCAGACGCTGTACCGCCTGACGATCCGCGACGACGGGGTGGGGCTTCCCGATGACCGCGGCTCCAACTCCCTGGGCCTGAAGCTGATCGACATCTTCGCCGAGCAGTTGAGAGGCAGCGCGGTCCTCCGGAACGACAACGGGGCGGTGGTGACCGTCACTTTTCCGGCCTGA
- a CDS encoding ABC transporter permease, with protein sequence MKLAHDTRRLVNRDNNILQLIAITVLIFIAMSALNPEKFLRFYNFESITYMFPELGLLSIAMMIAMLTGGIDLSVVGIANLSGILAGTFFHAVLTRQQMTADPALPQVLIGIAIALGTGITAGALNGLLIARMRITPILATMGTGQLFTGLALVITGGPAIAGFPANWAFIGNGSLFGLAVPFLIFLAVAVLIAFVLSRTVFGVNLMLIGTNPKAALFAGLRTSRMVFFSYVTTGVLASLAGIILSGRTNAAKADYGNSYLLQAVLIAVLGGTNPAGGRGTVLGVSIAVLALMLLSSGFQMMRFSIHLIDFIWGAFLLLVIAINTYLHRK encoded by the coding sequence ATGAAACTCGCACACGACACCCGCAGGCTGGTCAACCGGGACAACAACATCCTGCAGCTCATCGCGATCACGGTGCTGATCTTCATTGCGATGAGCGCGCTGAACCCCGAGAAGTTCCTGCGCTTCTACAATTTCGAATCCATCACCTACATGTTCCCCGAGCTGGGGCTGCTGTCGATCGCCATGATGATCGCCATGCTGACCGGCGGGATCGACCTGTCGGTGGTGGGCATCGCCAACCTGTCGGGCATCCTGGCCGGCACCTTCTTCCATGCCGTGCTCACCCGCCAGCAGATGACGGCCGATCCGGCCCTGCCGCAGGTGCTGATCGGCATCGCCATCGCGCTCGGCACCGGGATCACGGCCGGGGCGCTGAACGGCCTGCTGATCGCCCGCATGAGGATCACCCCGATCCTGGCGACCATGGGCACCGGGCAGCTCTTCACCGGGCTGGCGCTGGTCATCACCGGCGGCCCGGCCATCGCCGGCTTCCCGGCCAACTGGGCCTTCATCGGCAACGGGTCGCTGTTCGGGCTGGCGGTGCCCTTCCTGATCTTCCTGGCCGTGGCGGTCCTGATCGCCTTCGTGCTGTCGCGCACGGTGTTCGGCGTCAACCTGATGCTGATCGGCACCAACCCGAAGGCGGCGCTGTTCGCCGGCCTGCGCACCAGCCGCATGGTCTTCTTCTCCTACGTCACGACCGGGGTGCTGGCGAGCCTTGCCGGCATCATCCTGTCCGGCCGGACCAACGCGGCCAAGGCGGACTACGGCAACTCCTACCTGCTGCAGGCGGTCCTGATCGCCGTGCTGGGCGGCACCAACCCGGCGGGCGGGCGGGGGACGGTGCTGGGCGTCAGCATCGCGGTCCTGGCCCTGATGCTGCTGTCCAGCGGCTTCCAGATGATGCGCTTCAGCATCCACCTGATCGACTTCATCTGGGGCGCCTTCCTGCTTCTGGTGATCGCGATCAACACCTACCTGCACCGCAAGTGA
- a CDS encoding FGGY-family carbohydrate kinase: MADLVLGIDVGTGSARAGLFDLSGRRIASASRGIRMWHPEPDFAEQSSDDIWQAVVAAARQALAAAGPADRVAGIGFDATCSLVVLDAAGRPVSVSPTGDDAQNVIVWMDHRAIAQADRINALGHEVLRYVGGRISPEMQTPKLLWLKERLPQAWSRAAHVFDLPDFLTWRATGAASRSLCSTVCKWTYLGHEGRWDEGYFRSIGLGDLADEGFARIGTEVLPIARPVGRGLSAAAAAELGLPPGTPVGTSLIDAHAGGVGVIGAAVPGCTSDFGRRLALIGGTSSCHMAVSQEPRFVPGVWGPYFSAMVPGLWLNEGGQSATGALIDHVIASHARGAEAAAEAARGGRTVYELLNGRLDALAAAAGGPVPAALTRELHVMPDFHGNRSPRADATLRGMISGLRLSDELDELALLYLATIQAVAYGTRHIVEALNARGYGIDTILVCGGGTKNPVFLREHADATGCRFVLPEEPEAVLLGSAILGAVAGGAFPTVTEAMAAMTRAGRSIEPAAGAAAFHRAKYAVFHRMYEDQMAYRALMSGV, encoded by the coding sequence ATGGCTGACCTCGTCCTCGGCATCGACGTCGGCACCGGCAGCGCGCGGGCCGGGCTGTTCGACCTGAGCGGACGGCGCATCGCCAGCGCCAGCCGCGGGATCCGGATGTGGCACCCGGAGCCCGACTTCGCCGAGCAGTCGTCCGACGACATCTGGCAGGCGGTGGTCGCGGCGGCGCGGCAGGCGCTGGCGGCGGCCGGCCCGGCGGACCGGGTGGCCGGCATCGGCTTCGACGCCACCTGCTCGCTGGTCGTGCTGGACGCGGCCGGCCGGCCGGTGTCGGTCAGCCCGACCGGCGACGACGCGCAGAACGTCATCGTCTGGATGGACCACCGGGCCATCGCCCAGGCCGACCGGATCAACGCGCTGGGCCATGAGGTCCTGCGCTATGTCGGCGGCCGGATCTCGCCGGAGATGCAGACGCCCAAGCTGCTGTGGCTGAAGGAACGGCTGCCGCAGGCCTGGAGCCGGGCGGCGCATGTCTTCGACCTGCCCGACTTCCTGACCTGGCGGGCGACCGGGGCCGCCTCGCGCTCGCTGTGTTCGACCGTCTGCAAATGGACCTACCTCGGCCACGAGGGGCGGTGGGACGAGGGCTACTTCCGCTCGATCGGGCTGGGCGACCTCGCCGACGAGGGCTTCGCCCGCATTGGCACCGAGGTGCTGCCGATCGCCCGCCCGGTGGGGCGGGGGCTGTCGGCGGCGGCCGCGGCGGAGCTGGGCCTGCCGCCGGGGACGCCGGTCGGCACCTCGCTGATCGACGCCCACGCCGGCGGGGTGGGGGTGATCGGCGCGGCGGTGCCCGGCTGCACGTCCGACTTCGGGCGCCGGCTGGCGCTGATCGGCGGAACGTCGAGCTGCCACATGGCGGTGTCGCAGGAGCCGCGCTTCGTCCCCGGCGTCTGGGGCCCCTACTTCTCGGCCATGGTGCCGGGGCTGTGGCTGAACGAGGGCGGCCAGTCGGCGACCGGCGCCCTGATCGACCACGTGATCGCCAGCCATGCCCGCGGCGCCGAGGCGGCGGCCGAGGCGGCGCGCGGAGGACGCACGGTGTACGAGCTGCTGAACGGCCGGCTCGACGCCCTGGCCGCGGCGGCCGGCGGACCGGTGCCGGCGGCGCTGACGCGGGAGCTGCACGTGATGCCGGACTTCCACGGCAACCGCTCCCCCCGCGCCGACGCCACGCTGCGCGGCATGATCTCCGGCCTGCGGCTGTCGGACGAGCTGGACGAGCTGGCCCTGCTGTACCTCGCCACCATCCAGGCGGTCGCCTACGGCACGCGCCACATCGTGGAGGCGCTGAACGCCCGGGGATACGGCATCGACACCATCCTGGTCTGCGGCGGCGGCACCAAGAATCCGGTGTTCCTGCGGGAACATGCCGACGCCACCGGCTGCCGCTTCGTCCTGCCGGAGGAGCCGGAGGCCGTGCTGCTCGGCTCCGCCATCCTGGGGGCGGTGGCCGGCGGGGCCTTCCCCACGGTGACCGAAGCGATGGCCGCCATGACGCGGGCCGGCCGCAGCATCGAGCCGGCGGCGGGCGCCGCGGCCTTCCACCGCGCGAAATACGCGGTGTTCCACCGCATGTACGAGGACCAGATGGCCTACCGGGCGCTGATGTCCGGCGTGTGA
- a CDS encoding polysaccharide lyase, whose translation MAGLVLALALVPASASAQAGDAAAQVLRDGFDAPGFAEAGGLYYRENDEQAAGTVEFQSEVRRSGAGALKLTVRSLCPAGHPTCSERAEIWEKTPLRVPYDTPVWYGFAVRFADPIPTDDHRYLIAQWKREIGPGAQGDFSPYLGFRFSGGRLYVTVETNHHPGLPVSPRSGSCPVGAVPVWLRPETNQMRALVVRPKDWASADAERFTGCTDKITVIDRGNELPDVAGGWIHFAVLSKPGPDGTGHIEIFANGRWIVTVKGMIGHADAGLGGNQYFKFGPYRDGAPDVWTLYYDDFVRSPTCEDVLGRAGQCRMIGD comes from the coding sequence ATGGCGGGCCTGGTCCTCGCCCTCGCCCTCGTCCCGGCGTCGGCATCGGCGCAGGCGGGCGATGCCGCCGCGCAGGTTCTCCGCGACGGATTCGACGCCCCGGGCTTCGCGGAGGCAGGGGGGCTCTATTACAGGGAGAACGACGAGCAGGCCGCGGGCACCGTCGAGTTCCAGAGCGAGGTCAGGCGCAGCGGGGCCGGCGCATTGAAGCTCACCGTCCGCTCCCTCTGCCCCGCCGGCCACCCGACCTGCAGCGAGCGGGCGGAGATCTGGGAGAAGACGCCGCTGCGCGTCCCCTATGACACCCCGGTCTGGTACGGCTTCGCGGTCAGGTTCGCGGACCCGATCCCGACGGACGACCACCGCTACCTGATCGCCCAGTGGAAGCGGGAGATCGGACCGGGCGCGCAGGGCGATTTCAGCCCGTATCTGGGGTTCCGCTTCAGCGGCGGCCGGCTCTATGTCACCGTGGAGACCAATCATCATCCGGGACTGCCGGTCTCGCCGCGGAGCGGGTCCTGTCCGGTCGGGGCGGTCCCCGTGTGGCTGCGGCCGGAAACGAACCAGATGCGTGCCCTGGTGGTCCGGCCGAAGGACTGGGCATCCGCCGACGCCGAACGGTTCACGGGCTGCACCGACAAGATCACGGTCATCGACCGCGGGAACGAGCTGCCGGATGTCGCCGGGGGCTGGATCCATTTCGCCGTGCTGTCCAAGCCGGGGCCGGACGGGACCGGCCATATCGAGATCTTCGCCAACGGCAGATGGATCGTCACGGTGAAGGGCATGATCGGCCACGCCGATGCCGGCCTCGGCGGGAACCAGTACTTCAAGTTCGGACCCTACCGTGACGGCGCGCCCGATGTCTGGACGCTGTATTACGACGACTTCGTCCGGTCGCCGACGTGCGAGGACGTTCTCGGCCGGGCCGGGCAGTGCCGGATGATCGGCGACTGA